In Nyctibius grandis isolate bNycGra1 chromosome 6, bNycGra1.pri, whole genome shotgun sequence, a single genomic region encodes these proteins:
- the LOC137664654 gene encoding glycerol-3-phosphate acyltransferase 3-like isoform X2 produces the protein MEENREGYGLAESKVLYIGMILFVVLVLLPSMFRVSLGISHFYVKIVIKMLEWATLQIEEAVTKQKALALENLISTGIIQREKTSMEEEIAGQRRGRFSLADVMYFSKKGCEAVVEDEVTQRFSSEELVSWNLLSRTNANLHHVSWQLSVVWVIGILIRYCLLLPFRVCLAVFSIFLMVLATTVVGQFPNGRVKCWLSNQVQLICATLGVRSVSGLVLFHNRENRPQEGGICVTNHTSPLDVLILASDRCYSLVGQAHGGLLGLIQKSCMQTSEHVVFERSEMKDRHLVRKKIREHIANKAKLPILIFPEGTCTNNTSVMMFKKGSFEVGGTIHPVAIKYDPRFGDVFWNSTKHSVMTYAFNLLTSWAVVCNVWYLPPMVIEEEEDAVHFANRVKAVIAAQGGMSVLPWDGGLKRKKVKECFKEEQQKKYCQIVIENGSVGNRNVC, from the exons AtggaggaaaacagagaggGCTACGGCCTTGCAGAGAGCAAGGTTTTGTATATCGGGATGATTTTGTTTGTGGTGTTAGTTTTGTTGCCTTCGATGTTTAGAGTGTCATTGGGGATTTCTCATTTCTATGTgaaaattgtaataaaaatgttagaG TGGGCCACCCTGCAGATTGAGGAGGCGGTAACAAAGCAGAAGGCGCTGGCACTTGAAAATTTAATCTCCACTG GGATCATCCAGAGAGAGAAAACCTCCATGGAAGAGGAGATTGCCGGCCAGCGCCGAGGACGCTTCAGCCTTGCTGATGTTATGTACTTCTCCAAGAAGGGGTGTGAGGCAGTTGTAGAAGATGAAGTCACTCAACGGTTCTCCTCTGAGGAGCTGGTATCCTGGAATCTCCTCAGCAGAACCAACGCCAACTTGCACCATGTCAGCTGGCAACTGAGCGTTGTGTGGGTCATTGGGATCCTAATTCGGTATTGTCTCCTGTTGCCTTTTCG TGTCTGCTTGGCTGTTTTCAGCATCTTCTTGATGGTCTTGGCCACTACAGTAGTAGGACAGTTTCCAAATGGCAG agTTAAATGCTGGCTGAGCAACCAGGTTCAGCTGATATGTGCCACATTAGGTGTCCGATCCGTGAGTGGTCTTGTTCTTTTCCACAACAG GGAAAACAGACCGCAGGAAGGAGGCATCTGTGTAACCAACCACACATCTCCTTTGGATGTTCTCATCCTGGCCAGTGATAGATGCTATTCCTTG GTTGGCCAAGCACACGGAGGGCTTCTGGGGCTTATTCAAAAATCTTGCATGCAAACCAGTGAGCATGTTGTGTTTGAACGCTCAGAAATGAAAGACCGTCATCTGGTGAGGAAAAA aattaGAGAACACATTGCAAATAAGGCCAAATTACCCATTTTAATTTTCCCGGAAG GTACCTGCACAAACAACACATCAGTAATGATGTTTAAGAAGGGAAGCTTTGAGGTAGGAGGGACTATCCATCCAGTAGCAATCAAG TACGACCCCCGCTTTGGAGATGTGTTCTGGAACAGCACAAAGCATTCCGTGATGACCTATGCTTTTAATCTGCTGACCAGCTGGGCTGTTGTCTGTAACGTGTGGTACCTGCCTCCAATGGTCATAGAG GAAGAAGAAGACGCTGTTCACTTTGCCAACAGAGTCAAAGCTGTCATTGCTGCTCAGGGAGGAATGTCTGTGCTTCCTTG
- the LOC137664654 gene encoding glycerol-3-phosphate acyltransferase 3-like isoform X1: MEENREGYGLAESKVLYIGMILFVVLVLLPSMFRVSLGISHFYVKIVIKMLEWATLQIEEAVTKQKALALENLISTDSFPHAGIIQREKTSMEEEIAGQRRGRFSLADVMYFSKKGCEAVVEDEVTQRFSSEELVSWNLLSRTNANLHHVSWQLSVVWVIGILIRYCLLLPFRVCLAVFSIFLMVLATTVVGQFPNGRVKCWLSNQVQLICATLGVRSVSGLVLFHNRENRPQEGGICVTNHTSPLDVLILASDRCYSLVGQAHGGLLGLIQKSCMQTSEHVVFERSEMKDRHLVRKKIREHIANKAKLPILIFPEGTCTNNTSVMMFKKGSFEVGGTIHPVAIKYDPRFGDVFWNSTKHSVMTYAFNLLTSWAVVCNVWYLPPMVIEEEEDAVHFANRVKAVIAAQGGMSVLPWDGGLKRKKVKECFKEEQQKKYCQIVIENGSVGNRNVC, translated from the exons AtggaggaaaacagagaggGCTACGGCCTTGCAGAGAGCAAGGTTTTGTATATCGGGATGATTTTGTTTGTGGTGTTAGTTTTGTTGCCTTCGATGTTTAGAGTGTCATTGGGGATTTCTCATTTCTATGTgaaaattgtaataaaaatgttagaG TGGGCCACCCTGCAGATTGAGGAGGCGGTAACAAAGCAGAAGGCGCTGGCACTTGAAAATTTAATCTCCACTG ACTCATTTCCTCATGCAGGGATCATCCAGAGAGAGAAAACCTCCATGGAAGAGGAGATTGCCGGCCAGCGCCGAGGACGCTTCAGCCTTGCTGATGTTATGTACTTCTCCAAGAAGGGGTGTGAGGCAGTTGTAGAAGATGAAGTCACTCAACGGTTCTCCTCTGAGGAGCTGGTATCCTGGAATCTCCTCAGCAGAACCAACGCCAACTTGCACCATGTCAGCTGGCAACTGAGCGTTGTGTGGGTCATTGGGATCCTAATTCGGTATTGTCTCCTGTTGCCTTTTCG TGTCTGCTTGGCTGTTTTCAGCATCTTCTTGATGGTCTTGGCCACTACAGTAGTAGGACAGTTTCCAAATGGCAG agTTAAATGCTGGCTGAGCAACCAGGTTCAGCTGATATGTGCCACATTAGGTGTCCGATCCGTGAGTGGTCTTGTTCTTTTCCACAACAG GGAAAACAGACCGCAGGAAGGAGGCATCTGTGTAACCAACCACACATCTCCTTTGGATGTTCTCATCCTGGCCAGTGATAGATGCTATTCCTTG GTTGGCCAAGCACACGGAGGGCTTCTGGGGCTTATTCAAAAATCTTGCATGCAAACCAGTGAGCATGTTGTGTTTGAACGCTCAGAAATGAAAGACCGTCATCTGGTGAGGAAAAA aattaGAGAACACATTGCAAATAAGGCCAAATTACCCATTTTAATTTTCCCGGAAG GTACCTGCACAAACAACACATCAGTAATGATGTTTAAGAAGGGAAGCTTTGAGGTAGGAGGGACTATCCATCCAGTAGCAATCAAG TACGACCCCCGCTTTGGAGATGTGTTCTGGAACAGCACAAAGCATTCCGTGATGACCTATGCTTTTAATCTGCTGACCAGCTGGGCTGTTGTCTGTAACGTGTGGTACCTGCCTCCAATGGTCATAGAG GAAGAAGAAGACGCTGTTCACTTTGCCAACAGAGTCAAAGCTGTCATTGCTGCTCAGGGAGGAATGTCTGTGCTTCCTTG